The stretch of DNA AATGTCGGCGGTTGAAGGTGGTGGCCAAGCACGGTGTGGGTGTGGACAACATCGACGTCCAGGCGGCTGCGGAGGCCGGGATTTCGGTTGTCAGTACGCCCAGAGCCAATGCCAATGCGGTGGCGGAACACACCTTGACGTTGATGCTGGCTCTGGCACGAAATATTGCTCCGGCCGGGTCGGCCATTGCGCAGGATCGCTTCAGTGACCGAGGTCAGTATCAGGGAGTGGAACTGGAGGGCAGGACTCTGGGAGTCATCGGTCTGGGGAACGTGGGGCGTCGAGTGGCTCGGATGGCGGCCAATGGACTGGGTATGTCGGTGCTGGCTTACGACCCGTTTTTACCGGAAGGTGCTGAAACCGACCCGGCCGTGCTGGAACCGTCTTTGGAAGCCCTGTTGTCCGCGGCAGATTTCCTGACGCTGCACGTGTCGCTCACTCCGGAAACCAGGCACCTGATCAATGCAGAGTCGCTGCGGCTGATGAAACCTGACTGCCGCATTGTCAACACGTCGCGAGGCGCAGTGATCGACGAGATCGCTTTGGCCAGTGCTTTGTCGCAGGGGCATCCGGGCGGGGCCGCCCTGGATGTGTTTGAGGAAGAGCCCATACCGGCCGACCATCCACTGGTCAGCGCTCCGAACACTCTGCTGACTCCCCATATCGCCTCCTCGACCAAAGAATCCCTCGACCGTATGTCTCTGCAGGCGGCTCAGGGAGTGATCGACGTGCTGAATGGCAAAACACCGCAGTATCCGGTGAATTCATGATTCCATGAATTCCCGGCCGGGATCGTTCATTCTGCAGAGCACACCACAGCAACACTGAAACCGACTGACCTAAATTTGTGTAGTGTCGGCATGTGATGCGGGGCGCGGTCGAGAGTGATTTTGCCGATCAGGTTCAGCACGCTCCGGTACAGCGTCAGGCGTCTTATCCCTGAGCCGGCAGGGTCAGTCGTTGCCACAGCATGACTTTGACGATTTGACGTGCCACTGCTTCGGCAACCGGAGGGACGACCGCGTTTCCATACTGTTTGTAGGCCCGGGTGTCTGACACAACCTGATTGTCGGCGTATTGCGGCGGGAATCCCATCAGCCGTGCGCTTTCCACCGGCATCAGTCGGCGTGGGTTTTTGCGTTTTTGCGGAATCAGGATCTCCGCGCCATCTTTGTAGTACCGGGCACTGAGTGTGCGGCTGATCCCGTTGCGATCTGCCAGGCCAAAGCCGAAACCATTGCCGCGGGCCGCATGCCGCTTTTTGTATTCCTGCAGGTAGTTCCACAGTTGGTCCGACAGTGTGTATTTGTCGGGCACTTTTGTCGAAGGTTCCAGAATGTCGCCAAACCGAGGCCTGGGAATATCGGGCGGGTCCGGAAATTCGAATGGTGGATCCTCACCGTAGATGTCCTTTCGGAATCCCACGATAAAGATTCGTTCCCGATGTTGCGGCACGTAGCTGGCCGCATCGATGGTTTCATCAAAGACACGATACCCCAGTTGATCCAGGCGGTTGCAGATCGTCTGCCAGGTGTCACCCTTGTTATGGGACCGCAGATTTTTCACGTTTTCCAGCAGCAGAATTTCCGGTCGTTTCATCTCGATGATGGTTGCCAGCTGAAAGAACAGGGTTCCCTGTGCTTTGTCTTTGAATCCGTGGTCGCGTCCGAGGCTCTTCTTTTTAGAGACACCGGCGATTGAAAACGGCTGACAGGGAAAACCGGCTGCGAGGACGTGATGTTTCGGGATCTGTGCGCCGGACGCAAAATCCCGAATGTCTTCATCAGGTTCGTCACCAAACCAGGCCTTGTAAGTTTTTCGGGCATACGGATCGATTTCGCAGGAAAACACGCACCTGCCACCCGCCTGTTCCAGACCAATTCTTAACCCGCCGATTCCGGCGAAGAGATCAATGAATCGAAACGGAATCTGTCCATCCTGTGTTGATGTGCTGTCCGGAACAGCAGGTTCGTCAAACAGCGATGGTCCGTTTGACCGCTCCATCGCGTCCTCGATCAACGAAACCACGAACGCTTTCTGTGAAAGTCCGGTTCGTTCCGATG from Fuerstiella sp. encodes:
- a CDS encoding hydroxyacid dehydrogenase, with amino-acid sequence MKPIVFIPEPIAECGLDLLKSDYDCVAPWQNGTEADRKVLYDADAVIVRLFSVGQQDFEQCRRLKVVAKHGVGVDNIDVQAAAEAGISVVSTPRANANAVAEHTLTLMLALARNIAPAGSAIAQDRFSDRGQYQGVELEGRTLGVIGLGNVGRRVARMAANGLGMSVLAYDPFLPEGAETDPAVLEPSLEALLSAADFLTLHVSLTPETRHLINAESLRLMKPDCRIVNTSRGAVIDEIALASALSQGHPGGAALDVFEEEPIPADHPLVSAPNTLLTPHIASSTKESLDRMSLQAAQGVIDVLNGKTPQYPVNS
- the dcm gene encoding DNA (cytosine-5-)-methyltransferase encodes the protein MTETIQLNIRVPQPIHKWVRHTSERTGLSQKAFVVSLIEDAMERSNGPSLFDEPAVPDSTSTQDGQIPFRFIDLFAGIGGLRIGLEQAGGRCVFSCEIDPYARKTYKAWFGDEPDEDIRDFASGAQIPKHHVLAAGFPCQPFSIAGVSKKKSLGRDHGFKDKAQGTLFFQLATIIEMKRPEILLLENVKNLRSHNKGDTWQTICNRLDQLGYRVFDETIDAASYVPQHRERIFIVGFRKDIYGEDPPFEFPDPPDIPRPRFGDILEPSTKVPDKYTLSDQLWNYLQEYKKRHAARGNGFGFGLADRNGISRTLSARYYKDGAEILIPQKRKNPRRLMPVESARLMGFPPQYADNQVVSDTRAYKQYGNAVVPPVAEAVARQIVKVMLWQRLTLPAQG